In a genomic window of Kiloniellales bacterium:
- a CDS encoding ABC transporter substrate-binding protein, whose product MLINKNERWQAIGRHFLYLLAAGGVGLTGLMAEATEAKKAEEAANEQFVPLLVYRTGPYAQSGIPIFNAFIDYFTMINERDGGIGGVTLTWEECETGYNTDRGVECYEQLKDKGPTGASVVSPYSTGITYALIERATADKIPILSMGYGRTDASDGRVFPYVFTLPNTYWSQASALVSYISEREGGFERLRGKKIALVYHDSAYGKEPIPILEKLSEAYGYAFYKFPVEHPGREQAQTWTQISQEVKPDWILMWGWGVMNPTAIQEAANINFPMDRFIGVWWSSSEGDVQPVGTDAIGYKGGAFHAAGDWFPVYRDLNSFVYDRGLGAGERHRLGEVLYNRGLINAALIVEAMHTAQAEFGQRPLTGEEVRWGLENLDITTARLREIGLTGLIPPIKVSCADHEGQHPVRIQQWDGKNWSFVSNWIEPMRDVVRPMIERSAAAYALEKGIAPRICA is encoded by the coding sequence GTGTTGATTAACAAGAACGAGCGATGGCAGGCCATTGGGCGGCATTTTCTTTACCTTTTGGCGGCGGGGGGTGTCGGGCTGACCGGCCTGATGGCCGAGGCGACCGAGGCCAAGAAGGCCGAGGAAGCGGCGAACGAGCAGTTCGTGCCCCTGCTGGTCTACCGAACCGGGCCCTACGCCCAGAGCGGGATCCCGATCTTCAACGCCTTCATCGACTACTTCACGATGATCAACGAGCGCGACGGCGGCATCGGCGGCGTCACCCTGACCTGGGAGGAATGCGAGACCGGATACAACACCGACCGCGGCGTCGAATGCTACGAGCAGCTCAAGGACAAGGGCCCGACCGGGGCCAGCGTGGTCAGCCCCTACAGCACCGGCATCACCTATGCGCTGATCGAGCGCGCCACCGCAGACAAGATCCCGATCCTGTCCATGGGCTACGGGCGGACCGACGCCAGCGACGGCCGGGTCTTTCCCTACGTCTTCACCCTGCCCAACACCTACTGGAGCCAGGCCAGCGCCCTGGTCTCCTACATCTCGGAGCGCGAGGGTGGCTTCGAGCGGCTGCGCGGCAAGAAGATCGCCCTGGTCTACCACGACAGCGCCTACGGCAAGGAGCCGATCCCGATCCTGGAGAAGCTGTCGGAGGCCTACGGCTACGCGTTCTACAAGTTCCCGGTCGAGCATCCCGGCCGCGAACAGGCGCAGACCTGGACCCAGATCAGCCAGGAGGTCAAGCCCGACTGGATCCTGATGTGGGGCTGGGGGGTGATGAACCCGACCGCCATCCAGGAGGCGGCCAACATCAACTTCCCGATGGACCGCTTCATCGGCGTCTGGTGGTCGAGCTCGGAAGGCGACGTCCAGCCGGTCGGCACCGACGCGATCGGCTACAAGGGCGGGGCCTTCCACGCCGCCGGCGACTGGTTCCCGGTCTATCGCGACCTCAACAGCTTCGTCTACGACCGCGGCCTCGGCGCCGGCGAGCGCCACCGCCTCGGCGAGGTGCTCTACAACCGCGGCCTGATCAACGCCGCGCTGATCGTCGAGGCGATGCACACGGCGCAGGCCGAGTTCGGCCAGCGGCCCCTGACCGGCGAGGAGGTCCGCTGGGGGCTGGAGAACCTGGACATCACGACGGCGCGCCTGCGCGAGATCGGACTGACCGGGCTGATCCCGCCGATCAAGGTGTCCTGCGCCGACCACGAGGGCCAGCACCCGGTGCGGATCCAACAGTGGGACGGCAAGAACTGGAGCTTCGTCTCGAACTGGATCGAGCCGATGCGCGACGTGGTGCGCCCGATGATCGAGCGCTCGGCCGCGGCCTACGCCCTGGAGAAGGGGATCGCGCCGCGGATCTGCGCCTAA
- a CDS encoding MFS transporter, translated as MPAPDPAPPAAPSPAGSFATRLPFFYGWIVVAVAFVTLGVSVSVRTSFSLLFPPILDEFGWTRGTTAAAFSVGFFSSAFLAPFIGTAMDRLGPRVVMPLGALIVAAGLVLATLATAPWQFYLTLGLLVVGFGIAISFIGHGAFLPGWFARRRGLAVGIAFSGVGIGALLLFPWLQAIIDDEGWRRACWALALLLLVLVVPLNLTLQRRRPADLGLRPDGDVAADGDGEAGGAAADVVVDAAWAGTDWTLARALAQPRFWWLLIGLGSGLWAWYAVQVHQTRYLLDVGFPAEQAALALGLVGLMGIGGQIGLGHLSDRIGREWAWTLACLGFGLCYLLLLVLRAYPQDALLYLMVACQGLLGYGMAPLYATISAELFQGRSFGAIIGVLSTGGTLGAAAGPWVSGLLFDARGDYTLAFWLAAGLCAISSLAVWLAAPRKVRLVSGQAARRRKRL; from the coding sequence ATGCCTGCGCCCGATCCCGCACCGCCCGCCGCGCCCAGCCCTGCCGGGTCTTTCGCGACCCGCCTGCCCTTCTTTTACGGCTGGATCGTGGTCGCCGTCGCCTTCGTCACCCTGGGCGTCAGCGTCTCCGTGCGCACCTCCTTCTCCCTGCTGTTCCCGCCGATCCTGGACGAGTTCGGCTGGACCCGGGGGACCACGGCGGCCGCCTTCTCGGTCGGCTTCTTCTCCTCGGCCTTCCTCGCGCCCTTCATCGGGACCGCGATGGACCGCCTGGGGCCGCGGGTGGTCATGCCGCTGGGCGCGCTGATCGTCGCCGCCGGCCTGGTCCTCGCCACCCTGGCCACGGCGCCCTGGCAGTTCTACCTGACCTTGGGCCTGCTGGTGGTCGGCTTCGGCATCGCGATCAGCTTCATCGGCCACGGCGCCTTCCTGCCCGGCTGGTTCGCCCGCCGCCGCGGCCTGGCGGTCGGGATCGCCTTCTCCGGCGTCGGGATCGGGGCGCTGCTGCTCTTCCCCTGGCTGCAGGCGATCATCGACGATGAGGGCTGGCGCCGGGCCTGCTGGGCCCTGGCGCTGCTGCTGCTGGTCCTAGTCGTGCCCCTGAACCTCACTCTGCAGCGCCGGCGCCCGGCCGACCTGGGCCTGCGTCCGGACGGCGACGTTGCGGCAGACGGCGACGGAGAGGCCGGCGGCGCGGCCGCGGACGTCGTCGTCGACGCCGCCTGGGCCGGCACCGACTGGACCCTGGCCCGGGCTCTCGCCCAGCCACGCTTCTGGTGGCTGCTCATCGGCCTGGGCAGCGGGCTCTGGGCCTGGTACGCGGTCCAGGTCCACCAGACCCGCTACCTGCTGGACGTCGGCTTTCCGGCGGAGCAGGCCGCCCTCGCCCTGGGACTGGTGGGCCTGATGGGGATCGGCGGCCAGATCGGCCTCGGCCACCTCTCCGACCGGATCGGCCGGGAGTGGGCCTGGACCCTGGCCTGCCTGGGTTTCGGGCTCTGCTACCTGCTGCTGCTGGTCCTGCGGGCCTATCCCCAGGACGCCCTGCTCTACCTCATGGTCGCTTGCCAGGGCCTGCTCGGCTACGGCATGGCGCCGCTTTACGCGACCATCTCGGCGGAGCTCTTCCAGGGCCGCAGCTTCGGCGCGATCATCGGGGTCCTCAGCACCGGCGGCACCCTGGGCGCCGCGGCCGGCCCCTGGGTGAGCGGCCTGCTCTTCGACGCCCGGGGCGATTACACCCTGGCCTTCTGGCTGGCCGCCGGACTCTGCGCGATCTCCAGCCTCGCCGTCTGGCTGGCGGCGCCGCGCAAGGTCCGCCTGGTCTCTGGCCAGGCCGCGCGGCGCCGCAAGCGCCTTTAG
- a CDS encoding ankyrin repeat domain-containing protein — MTSAGSDGPGPGRRLACLLVLLLCAAAPGLRAQELPVPDRALLQAAAEDDVELAGFALERGADLQARGPEGNSPLHVAAWNDSRAVLALLLDRSADPDATTESGLTPLHHAASQGHVEVVEALVAAGAALEAREDRYGNTPLLMAARGAKRGAVAALLDAGAEIEARDARNGNTALITAAFDPLRLSVLAELLGRGAAVDGRAADGLTALLAAAGRGNAAALQLLLAAGAKVEASQAEGYTALILAAQAGHTEMVVDLIEAGADLEARAARGDTALGEAAAGRQVDTVIALLEAGADPDRPSRDGLPPLQRAVRGGAGGAVAALLARGADPDAIDAAKGNTALMLAANQGQLDLVRLLLAGGARVDIVAVDGWTALEAARMIGDEETMALLRAAGARE, encoded by the coding sequence GTGACCTCGGCCGGCAGCGACGGACCTGGCCCGGGCCGGCGCCTGGCCTGCCTCCTCGTCCTGCTCCTCTGCGCCGCCGCGCCGGGCCTCCGGGCTCAGGAGCTCCCCGTCCCCGACCGGGCCCTGCTGCAGGCCGCGGCCGAGGACGACGTGGAGCTCGCCGGCTTCGCCCTGGAGCGCGGCGCCGACCTCCAGGCCCGCGGGCCCGAGGGCAACAGCCCGCTCCACGTCGCGGCCTGGAACGACAGCCGGGCGGTCCTGGCCCTGCTGCTGGACAGGTCGGCCGACCCGGACGCCACGACCGAGAGCGGCCTGACCCCGCTGCACCACGCCGCAAGCCAGGGCCACGTCGAAGTCGTCGAAGCCCTGGTCGCCGCCGGGGCTGCGCTCGAGGCCCGCGAGGACCGCTACGGCAACACCCCGCTGCTGATGGCGGCGCGCGGCGCTAAGCGCGGCGCCGTCGCCGCCCTGCTGGACGCCGGCGCCGAGATCGAGGCCCGCGACGCGCGGAACGGCAACACGGCGCTGATCACCGCCGCCTTCGACCCCCTCAGGCTCTCGGTCCTGGCCGAGCTCCTCGGCCGGGGCGCGGCGGTCGACGGCCGGGCCGCGGACGGCCTGACCGCGTTGCTGGCCGCCGCCGGCCGCGGCAACGCGGCGGCGCTGCAGCTCCTGCTCGCGGCCGGCGCAAAGGTGGAGGCGTCTCAGGCCGAGGGCTACACCGCTCTGATCCTCGCCGCCCAGGCCGGCCACACGGAGATGGTGGTGGACCTGATCGAGGCCGGCGCCGACCTGGAAGCCCGGGCCGCGCGCGGCGACACGGCCCTCGGCGAGGCCGCGGCCGGGCGCCAAGTCGACACCGTGATCGCCCTGCTGGAGGCCGGCGCGGATCCCGACCGGCCGTCGCGCGACGGCCTTCCGCCGCTGCAGCGCGCGGTCCGGGGCGGCGCCGGCGGCGCGGTCGCCGCCCTGCTGGCCAGGGGCGCCGACCCCGACGCCATCGACGCGGCCAAGGGCAACACGGCCCTGATGCTGGCCGCCAACCAGGGGCAGCTCGACCTGGTCCGGCTGCTGCTCGCCGGCGGCGCCCGGGTCGACATCGTCGCGGTGGACGGCTGGACCGCCCTGGAGGCCGCACGGATGATCGGCGACGAGGAGACCATGGCCCTGCTCCGCGCCGCCGGCGCGAGGGAGTAG
- the fdhF gene encoding formate dehydrogenase subunit alpha, with protein sequence MSDAITFSLNGKDVTAAPGETIWQVAEREGVEIPHLCYLPEPGYRADGNCRACMVEIEGERVLAASCIRKPSEGMVVKTASERARKSREMVFELLMADQPERAAAHDPQSRFWDWADRMKVTGSRFPGRAQVEADSSHSAIAVNLDACIHCNLCVRACREVQVNDVIGMAFRGHGAKVVFDFDQPMGDSTCVACGECVQACPTGALMEANLLDEDGVRSEFEDRDVGTLCPYCGVGCQTTVHVKDDKVLYVDGREGPANENRLCVKGRFGFDYIQHPHRLTKPLIRREDAPKAAMIQIDPANPWTHFREATWEEALDAAAAGLKKIRDRDGPSGLAGFGSAKGSNEEAYIFQKLVRTGFGTNNVDHCTRLCHASSVAALMEGIGSGAVTCAFTDAADAEVIIVIGARPTQNHPVAATYLKQAAKAGAKLIVMDPQGHGLARYATHMLQFKPGSDVALLNAMLHTIVEEELYDLQYVQAHTEGFEALKERIKAFPPEEMEEICGIPAATIREVARTYATARAAIIFWGMGISQHVHGTDNARCLISLALTTGQVGRPGTGLHPLRGQNNVQGASDAGLIPMVFPDYRSVEDDRIRVSMEDFWGQELDPKRGLTVVEIVNAIHADEIKGMYILGENPAMSDPDQAHARGALAKLEHLVVQELFLTETAWHADVVLPASAHAEKDGTFTNTNRQVQMARQVVPPPGEARQDWWIVQEIARRIGLDWSYQGPADVFAEMAQVMPSLDNITWERLQREDCVTYPCDAPDEPGKNIIFGEGFPTASGRGRIVPAEVVPPDELPDETYPMVLTTGRMLEHWHTGAMTRRATVLDDLEPEAVAVLNPKEIRRLGSAPGGWVRVETRRGSIELKVRQDRNVPAGMVFIPFCFAEAAANLLTNPQLDPIGKIPEFKFCAAKVEVLSSAAAAE encoded by the coding sequence ATGAGCGATGCGATCACCTTCTCCCTCAACGGCAAGGACGTCACCGCGGCGCCCGGCGAGACCATCTGGCAGGTCGCCGAGCGCGAGGGCGTCGAGATCCCGCACCTCTGCTACCTGCCCGAGCCCGGCTACCGCGCCGACGGCAACTGCCGGGCCTGCATGGTCGAGATCGAAGGCGAGCGGGTCCTGGCCGCCTCCTGCATCCGCAAGCCGAGCGAGGGCATGGTGGTCAAGACCGCCTCGGAGCGCGCCAGGAAGTCCCGCGAGATGGTCTTCGAGCTGCTGATGGCGGACCAGCCGGAGCGCGCCGCGGCCCACGATCCGCAGTCGCGCTTCTGGGACTGGGCCGATCGCATGAAGGTCACCGGCAGCCGCTTCCCCGGACGCGCCCAGGTCGAGGCCGACTCCAGCCACAGCGCCATCGCGGTCAACCTGGACGCCTGCATCCACTGCAACCTCTGCGTCCGCGCCTGCCGCGAGGTCCAGGTCAACGACGTCATCGGCATGGCCTTCCGGGGCCATGGCGCCAAGGTGGTCTTCGACTTCGACCAGCCCATGGGCGACAGCACCTGCGTCGCCTGCGGCGAGTGCGTCCAGGCCTGCCCGACCGGCGCCCTGATGGAGGCCAACCTGCTGGACGAGGACGGCGTGCGCAGCGAGTTCGAGGACCGCGACGTCGGCACCCTCTGCCCTTACTGCGGCGTCGGCTGCCAGACCACGGTGCACGTCAAGGACGACAAGGTGCTCTACGTCGACGGCCGCGAGGGCCCGGCCAACGAGAACCGGCTCTGCGTCAAGGGCCGCTTCGGCTTCGACTACATCCAGCACCCGCACCGCCTGACCAAACCCCTGATCCGCCGCGAAGACGCGCCCAAGGCGGCCATGATCCAGATCGATCCGGCCAATCCCTGGACTCACTTCCGCGAGGCGACCTGGGAGGAAGCCCTGGACGCCGCGGCGGCCGGCCTGAAGAAGATCCGCGACCGCGACGGGCCCTCGGGCCTGGCCGGCTTCGGCTCGGCCAAGGGCTCCAACGAGGAGGCCTACATCTTCCAGAAGCTGGTCCGCACCGGCTTCGGCACCAACAACGTCGACCACTGCACCCGGCTCTGCCACGCCTCCTCGGTCGCCGCGCTGATGGAGGGCATCGGCTCGGGCGCCGTAACCTGCGCCTTCACCGACGCCGCCGACGCCGAGGTGATCATCGTCATCGGCGCCCGGCCGACGCAGAACCATCCGGTCGCCGCGACCTACCTCAAGCAGGCCGCCAAGGCCGGCGCCAAGCTGATCGTCATGGACCCCCAGGGCCACGGCCTGGCCCGCTACGCCACCCACATGCTGCAGTTCAAGCCGGGCAGCGACGTCGCCCTGCTCAACGCCATGCTCCACACCATCGTCGAGGAGGAGCTCTACGACCTGCAGTACGTCCAGGCCCACACCGAGGGCTTCGAGGCGCTGAAAGAGCGCATCAAGGCCTTCCCGCCCGAGGAGATGGAAGAGATCTGCGGCATCCCGGCGGCAACCATCCGCGAGGTCGCCCGCACCTACGCCACGGCGCGCGCGGCGATCATCTTCTGGGGCATGGGCATCTCGCAGCACGTCCACGGCACCGACAACGCCCGCTGCCTGATCAGCCTGGCCCTGACCACCGGTCAGGTCGGCCGGCCCGGCACCGGCCTGCACCCCCTGCGCGGCCAGAACAACGTCCAGGGCGCCTCGGATGCCGGGCTGATCCCCATGGTCTTTCCCGACTACCGCTCGGTCGAGGACGACAGGATCCGCGTCTCGATGGAGGACTTCTGGGGCCAGGAGCTGGATCCCAAGCGCGGCCTGACCGTGGTCGAGATCGTCAACGCGATCCACGCCGACGAGATCAAGGGCATGTACATCCTGGGCGAGAACCCGGCCATGTCGGACCCGGACCAGGCCCACGCCCGCGGCGCGCTCGCCAAGCTCGAGCACCTGGTGGTGCAGGAGCTCTTCCTGACGGAGACCGCCTGGCACGCCGACGTCGTCCTGCCGGCCAGCGCCCACGCCGAGAAGGACGGCACCTTCACCAACACCAACCGCCAGGTCCAGATGGCCCGCCAGGTGGTGCCGCCGCCGGGCGAGGCCAGGCAGGACTGGTGGATCGTCCAGGAGATCGCCCGCCGCATCGGCCTGGACTGGTCCTACCAGGGCCCCGCCGACGTCTTCGCCGAGATGGCCCAGGTCATGCCCTCGCTGGACAACATCACCTGGGAGCGGCTGCAGCGCGAGGACTGCGTGACCTATCCCTGCGACGCGCCCGACGAGCCGGGCAAGAACATCATCTTCGGCGAGGGCTTCCCGACCGCCAGCGGCCGCGGCAGGATCGTGCCGGCCGAGGTGGTGCCGCCGGACGAGCTGCCGGACGAGACCTATCCCATGGTGCTGACCACAGGGCGCATGCTGGAGCACTGGCACACCGGCGCCATGACCCGCCGCGCCACCGTGCTGGACGACCTGGAGCCCGAGGCCGTGGCGGTCCTCAACCCCAAGGAGATCCGGCGCCTGGGCAGTGCGCCGGGCGGCTGGGTCCGGGTCGAGACCCGGCGCGGCAGCATCGAGCTCAAGGTCCGCCAGGACCGCAACGTGCCGGCCGGCATGGTCTTCATCCCCTTCTGCTTCGCCGAGGCCGCGGCCAACCTGCTGACCAACCCGCAGCTCGACCCGATCGGCAAGATCCCCGAGTTCAAGTTCTGCGCCGCCAAGGTCGAAGTGCTGTCCTCGGCGGCCGCCGCGGAGTGA
- a CDS encoding NAD(P)H-dependent oxidoreductase subunit E, producing MARDNGSDASAERKIHPGAGRRQALAFPKGRQVEAGSLEEVRALLGQGPYERDLLIEYLHRIQDSRGHLSAGHLQALAEVMKLPMAEVFEVASFYAHFDIVLDGETPPAPLTIRVCDSLTCEMMGAQALLAGLPARLGPGVRVVRAPCMGRCDCAPVAEVGHRHVDHATLDSLAQAAEGGDHHPVIPDYIDYEAYVAGGGYQTLKACYDGRHRAEALIAKLEDSQLKGKGGAGFPSGVKWKILRQQAKPRLFAINADEGEPGTFKDRFYLETDPHRFLEGMLIAAWAAEVETCYVYLRDEYPAVREILLTEIARIEAEGLNGGCRIDLRRGAGAYICGEESAMIESIEGKRGLPRHKPPYPSEAGLFGLPTLTHNVETVFWLRDIFEKGPAWYAEQGRRGCKGFHSFSVSGRVKEPGVKVAPAGITIRELIEEYCGGMAEGHRFAGYLPGGASGGILPAHLDDLPIDFGTLQDYGCFIGSAAVVVLSDQDDVKAVALNLMRFFEDESCGQCTPCRNGTEKAVRMMSNGSWDAPLLEELSQAMMDASICGLGQAAPNPLLSVIKHFPEALK from the coding sequence ATGGCCAGAGACAACGGAAGCGACGCGAGCGCAGAGCGCAAGATCCATCCGGGCGCCGGCCGCCGCCAGGCCCTGGCCTTCCCCAAGGGGCGGCAGGTCGAGGCCGGATCCCTGGAGGAGGTTCGCGCCCTGCTCGGCCAAGGGCCTTATGAGCGCGATCTGCTGATCGAGTACCTGCACCGGATCCAGGATTCCCGGGGCCATCTATCGGCCGGCCATCTCCAGGCCCTGGCCGAGGTGATGAAGCTGCCCATGGCCGAGGTCTTCGAGGTCGCCTCTTTCTACGCCCACTTCGACATCGTGCTCGACGGCGAGACCCCGCCGGCCCCGCTGACGATCCGGGTCTGCGACAGCCTGACCTGCGAGATGATGGGCGCCCAGGCGCTCCTGGCCGGGCTGCCGGCCCGGCTCGGCCCCGGCGTCCGGGTGGTCCGGGCGCCCTGCATGGGCCGCTGCGACTGCGCCCCGGTGGCCGAGGTCGGCCACCGCCACGTCGACCACGCGACCCTGGACAGCCTGGCGCAGGCCGCCGAGGGCGGCGACCACCACCCGGTGATCCCCGACTACATCGACTATGAGGCCTACGTTGCGGGCGGCGGCTACCAGACCCTCAAGGCCTGCTACGACGGCAGGCACAGGGCCGAGGCCCTGATCGCCAAGCTCGAGGACTCCCAGCTCAAGGGCAAGGGCGGCGCCGGCTTCCCCAGCGGGGTGAAGTGGAAGATCCTGCGCCAGCAGGCCAAGCCCCGGCTCTTCGCGATCAACGCCGACGAGGGCGAGCCCGGCACCTTCAAGGACCGCTTCTACCTGGAGACCGATCCGCACCGCTTCCTCGAAGGCATGCTGATCGCCGCCTGGGCCGCCGAGGTCGAGACCTGCTACGTCTACCTGCGGGACGAGTACCCGGCGGTGCGCGAGATCCTCCTGACGGAGATCGCCCGGATCGAGGCCGAAGGCCTGAACGGCGGCTGCCGGATCGATCTGCGCCGCGGCGCCGGCGCTTACATCTGCGGCGAAGAGTCGGCCATGATCGAATCGATCGAGGGCAAGCGCGGCCTGCCCCGGCACAAGCCGCCCTATCCCTCCGAGGCCGGCCTCTTCGGCCTGCCGACCCTGACCCACAACGTCGAGACCGTGTTCTGGCTCCGCGACATCTTCGAGAAGGGACCGGCCTGGTACGCCGAGCAGGGCCGCCGTGGCTGCAAGGGCTTCCATTCCTTCTCGGTTTCCGGCCGGGTCAAGGAGCCGGGGGTCAAGGTCGCCCCGGCCGGAATCACGATCCGCGAGCTGATCGAGGAGTACTGCGGCGGCATGGCCGAGGGCCACCGCTTCGCCGGCTACCTGCCCGGCGGCGCCTCGGGCGGCATCCTGCCGGCGCATTTGGACGACCTGCCGATCGACTTCGGCACGCTTCAGGACTACGGCTGCTTCATCGGCTCCGCCGCCGTGGTCGTGCTCTCGGACCAGGACGACGTCAAGGCGGTGGCGCTGAACCTGATGCGCTTCTTCGAGGACGAGTCCTGCGGCCAGTGCACGCCCTGCCGCAACGGCACGGAAAAGGCGGTCCGGATGATGTCGAACGGGTCTTGGGACGCGCCGCTGCTCGAGGAGCTGTCCCAGGCCATGATGGACGCCTCGATCTGCGGCCTCGGCCAGGCGGCGCCCAATCCCCTGCTCAGCGTGATCAAGCACTTCCCGGAGGCGCTCAAATGA
- a CDS encoding DUF3553 domain-containing protein — MGQELEPGMLVRHPARPDWGIGQIQSVVGNRITVNFEHAGKLLINGERVTLDVVGDDAA; from the coding sequence ATGGGACAGGAGCTTGAACCCGGGATGCTGGTGCGCCATCCGGCGAGGCCGGACTGGGGGATTGGCCAGATTCAATCGGTCGTCGGAAACCGAATCACCGTGAATTTCGAGCACGCTGGCAAGCTCTTGATCAATGGGGAGAGAGTGACCCTGGATGTGGTCGGCGACGATGCCGCCTGA
- a CDS encoding histidine phosphotransferase family protein codes for MNEIRLTELLCSKLCHDLVGPIGAIGNGMELLAEEELGMADEALQLTALSTRRASAILQFYRIAYGLGQTERRQDPNFLSELAEGMLEGGRVSLDWPAEAKASVWPEGSGKLILNMISLAQEALPTGGTIRVAITENGSGAEISVTAEGKGVGFADATLEALAEGASVQQLTPRNVHGFFTMLLSQRIGRRIEISPQDGEKLRLSAQIPN; via the coding sequence ATGAACGAGATCCGACTGACTGAACTGCTGTGCTCCAAGCTGTGCCACGACCTGGTCGGCCCGATCGGGGCGATCGGCAACGGCATGGAGCTGCTCGCCGAGGAAGAGCTGGGGATGGCCGACGAAGCCCTTCAGCTGACCGCGCTCTCCACCCGCCGGGCCTCGGCGATCCTGCAGTTCTATCGGATCGCCTACGGGCTGGGGCAGACCGAGCGCCGCCAGGACCCCAACTTTCTCTCCGAGCTGGCCGAGGGCATGCTCGAAGGCGGCCGGGTCTCGCTGGACTGGCCGGCCGAGGCCAAGGCCTCGGTCTGGCCCGAGGGCAGCGGCAAGCTGATCCTCAACATGATCTCCCTGGCCCAGGAAGCGCTGCCGACCGGGGGTACGATCCGGGTCGCGATCACGGAGAACGGCAGCGGCGCCGAGATCTCCGTCACCGCGGAGGGCAAGGGCGTCGGCTTCGCCGATGCGACCCTGGAGGCCCTGGCCGAGGGCGCGTCCGTGCAGCAGCTGACGCCGCGCAACGTTCACGGCTTCTTCACCATGCTCTTGAGCCAGCGGATCGGGCGCCGGATCGAGATCTCCCCTCAGGACGGCGAGAAGCTGCGGCTCTCGGCCCAAATCCCCAACTGA
- a CDS encoding SUMF1/EgtB/PvdO family nonheme iron enzyme, translating into MNRPSLSAAAGVSAFAIATLAWTASATAAEENAGPATAPGEIQLAQALLAIEQLDGLYQVLEPTPVYQRPDYASDTIDQLPGDSAVRVTGRVTGTEWLRIWSNNRVVGYVSANRLRPSSGIPGTIADDTPPPKEPRDLPGRQTAALVTGPGDGAFRDCPACPQMVPLPPGGFTMGSDQGDPTARPARRVEIGYGFAIGRFEVTMAEWAACVADGACSNALEPVDRPEETPVRNVTWNEAQEFVAWLRQVTRRPYRLPSEAEWEYAARAGTASTFWWGETAGAGEADCKSCGGDWNRKQPSPVGRFQPNPFGLHDMNGGVAEWTADCWFDSYQGAAADSKPRDKQDCLQRVLRGGSWKQEASYLASHARHFYDAQVPYSSNGLRVALTLEE; encoded by the coding sequence ATGAACAGACCATCGCTTTCCGCTGCTGCCGGAGTTTCGGCCTTCGCCATCGCGACCCTGGCCTGGACGGCTTCGGCAACGGCGGCCGAGGAGAACGCGGGTCCGGCGACGGCTCCAGGCGAGATCCAGCTGGCGCAGGCGCTGCTCGCGATCGAGCAACTTGACGGGCTCTACCAGGTCCTGGAGCCGACCCCCGTCTACCAGCGCCCGGACTATGCCTCCGACACCATCGATCAGCTGCCCGGCGACAGCGCGGTGCGGGTCACCGGCCGTGTGACCGGGACCGAATGGCTGCGGATCTGGAGCAACAACCGCGTGGTCGGCTACGTCAGCGCCAACCGCCTGCGCCCCTCCAGCGGCATCCCCGGTACGATCGCCGACGACACGCCGCCGCCCAAGGAGCCGCGCGACCTGCCAGGCCGCCAGACGGCGGCCCTGGTCACCGGGCCGGGCGACGGGGCCTTTCGGGACTGCCCGGCCTGTCCCCAGATGGTGCCCTTGCCGCCGGGCGGCTTCACCATGGGCAGCGACCAGGGCGATCCCACGGCCCGGCCGGCGCGCCGGGTCGAGATCGGCTACGGCTTCGCGATTGGCCGCTTCGAGGTGACCATGGCGGAGTGGGCCGCCTGTGTTGCCGACGGCGCCTGCAGCAACGCGCTGGAGCCGGTCGATCGGCCGGAGGAGACTCCGGTCCGCAACGTGACCTGGAACGAAGCGCAGGAGTTCGTCGCCTGGCTGCGCCAGGTCACCCGGCGGCCCTACCGCCTCCCGAGCGAGGCCGAGTGGGAATACGCCGCGCGGGCCGGGACGGCGAGCACCTTCTGGTGGGGCGAGACCGCCGGCGCCGGCGAGGCCGACTGCAAGTCCTGCGGCGGCGACTGGAATCGCAAGCAGCCGAGCCCGGTCGGGCGCTTCCAGCCCAACCCCTTCGGCCTGCACGACATGAACGGCGGGGTCGCGGAGTGGACGGCGGACTGCTGGTTCGACAGCTATCAGGGCGCTGCGGCCGACAGCAAGCCGCGCGATAAGCAGGATTGCCTGCAGAGGGTCCTGCGCGGCGGCTCCTGGAAGCAGGAGGCGAGCTACCTGGCCTCCCACGCGCGGCATTTCTACGACGCGCAGGTACCCTACAGCTCCAACGGACTGAGGGTCGCGCTGACCCTGGAAGAGTAG
- a CDS encoding DUF4399 domain-containing protein, with product MYKILISAGAALCLLAQSSLAGETPRPGNAFLYIGWPRDGEVITQQPFRVWFGLRNFGVAPAGIKKANTGHHHLIIDSPLPDPNEEIANDKNHLHFGAGQSEVMLELPPGRHTLQLVMGDHDHVPHNPPLVSRKVTIYVK from the coding sequence ATGTACAAGATTCTGATCAGCGCCGGCGCCGCGCTCTGCCTTCTGGCGCAGTCGTCGCTGGCCGGCGAGACGCCGCGGCCGGGCAACGCCTTCCTCTACATCGGCTGGCCGCGCGACGGCGAGGTGATCACCCAGCAGCCCTTCCGGGTCTGGTTCGGCCTGCGCAACTTCGGCGTCGCGCCGGCCGGGATCAAGAAGGCCAACACCGGCCACCACCACCTGATCATCGACTCGCCGCTGCCGGATCCCAACGAAGAGATCGCCAACGACAAGAACCACCTGCACTTCGGAGCCGGCCAGAGCGAGGTCATGCTGGAGCTGCCGCCGGGCCGCCACACCCTGCAGCTGGTGATGGGCGACCACGACCACGTCCCCCACAACCCGCCGCTGGTGTCGCGGAAGGTGACGATCTACGTGAAGTAG